From Parasteatoda tepidariorum isolate YZ-2023 chromosome 1, CAS_Ptep_4.0, whole genome shotgun sequence, one genomic window encodes:
- the LOC107449548 gene encoding intracellular coagulation inhibitor 2 translates to MDVWNILTLLLVLKLPIFARKIPEFLADENLRTLAVTNNDVMLRLYQRLANGTLTNVFFSPLSLSICFGMVLQGTNGDTKKELSSVLGYESVNLTTQQISASFDLLLSRMLYQSNRERSNYNLNIINKILVQENLGLLPSYKRLVTNLYRASIEEVNFQRYFHKIIHDVNEWARESTNGTIGSIVKEIEPNTIMTFLNAVYFKSAWKYPFPKHRTRPKIFYNNGLEFNAKNVPFMHIESKFNYASLSDVQVLELPYSGDKFSMFVILPSRLNGLSSIANLFMNRDITSIRKQLYTTNVKVSLPKFKINYSKDLSPELQAMGMRAIFKKGYADFSAMIASKNACVSRIKHKAAIDVNEKGSVAAAFTGMTMIAVRMPISLPPTPQFVADHPFMFLIIDQKSDMVLFAGQVNKM, encoded by the exons ATGGATGTTTGGAATATTCTAACCTTGTTGCTCGTTCTGAAATTGCCTATTTTTGCTAGAAAAATACCAGAATTTCTAGCTGACGAAAATCTAAGGACGTTAGCTGTAACTAATAATGATGTGATGCTAAGACTGTATCAGAGACTGGCTAACGGAACTTTGACTAATGTGTTCTTCTCTCCACTGAGTTTATCTATATGCTTTGGAATGGTTTTACAAGGTACCAATGGAGatacaaaaaaa gAATTGAGTTCCGTCTTGGGATACGAAAGTGTCAACTTGACAACGCAGCAAATTTCTGCGTCTTTTGATCTTCTCTTATCCAGAATGTTATACCAATCCAATAGGGAGCGCTCAAATTACAATTTGAatatcatcaataaaatattagttcaaGAGAACCTAGGCCTTCTTCCTTCCTACAAGAGACTAGTAACCAACTTATATCGAGCCTCCATCGAAGAAGTTAACTTTCAAAGATATTTCCACAAAATCATCCATGACGTTAATGAATGGGCCAGAGAGAGCACAAACGGGACAATCGGTAGCATTGTGAAGGAAATTGAACCCAATAcaataatgacttttttaaatgctGTGTACTTCAAGAGCGCATGGAAATACCCTTTCCCAAAACATAGGACAaggccaaaaatattttataataatggatTAGAATTTAATGCTAA gaATGTTCCTTTCATGCatattgaatcaaaatttaactatgcaAGTCTCTCAGATGTTCAAGTGCTTGAGCTACCCTACTCAGGGGATAAATTTAGCATGTTCGTTATACTGCCAAGTCGGCTGAATGGATTATCTAGCAttgctaatttatttatgaaccgGGACATTACTTCGATTCGAAAACAACTTTATACAACCAATGTAAAAGTATCCTtgccaaaattcaaaattaattattctaaagatTTGTCACCAGAATTGCAAGCAATGGGTATGCGtgcgatatttaaaaaaggatatgCTGATTTTTCAGCCATGATAGCCAGCAAAAATGCATGCGTCAGCCGAATCAAGCACAAAGCAGCTATTGACGTCAATGAAAAAGGAAGTGTAGCAGCTGCTTTCACAGGGATGACTATGATAGCAGTAAGAATGCCCATCTCCCTACCCCCAACGCCACAATTCGTTGCAGATCAtccttttatgtttttaataatagatcAGAAAAGTGATATGGTTTTATTTGCTGGTcaagttaataaaatgtaa